A segment of the Bradyrhizobium sp. CCBAU 53340 genome:
AGCCGAGCATCATGCCCGCAGGTCCGCCGCCGACGATGCAGCAGCGGACTTTCATCAGGCGCGGCGGGGGTTGTTGAGGCGAGGCTGCGTCCATGATTCTGCCTTCTGGCGCTTAGATCCATCAAGGGATTGTAACGCCCGCCTGCGCCAAAGGCTCAATTCGATCGAGAGGAACCGCTCAATTGTTGCTGCGGTTGGCGGTGCGGAAGCTCTTGACCTCCGACACGCTGCCATCGCGATAGGTCAATTCGACCGACATGAATTGCGTCGACGGGGGCAGCTTCTCATAGAGCAGCATACCGGCCGAGATCGCGGTCGGATCTCTGAGATCGCAAGGCGGCATCTTCAGCACCTTGTCCGGCACCGCCGTGTCGATGCCGATGCGCACCTCGCGGATCGCGCAGCGGTACGAGACGAGATGCGTGTAGTAGACCAGCAGCCCGTTGAACTGGCGGAACGAGAGCCAGCTCGTCGCGGTCATATCCAGGATCTTGCGTTGGTCGCGGATCAGCGCCGCCTCTGGATCGAACTTGATCGGAAACGGGCCCTGCATGTCGCCGGAGGCGTCGACGTAACGAACCTCGATGGTGCCGGCCTGCGCATCCGGCGGCAGCTCGATCGACGGGTTCGGCAGGCGCTTGCGCGTGCGCGGGTCGAGCGTGTCGATGAAACCGGTCTCGCGAAAATCGCCACTGCCGGCCATGCGCCAGGAGATGCCGATGGTGGGATCGGCGAAGGAGAACGTCACGCTCCAGCCGCCATTGTGGCGCGAGAAGCTCGCGATCGGCGCGTTGGTGGTCTCTTCCCGCGGCACCCGCGGCACCGAGACCGGCGGCAGCGCCGCGACCTTCTGCGGCGGCGGGTCGGCCGGACGCGCTGCGGCCGCGGCCGCGTCCTTCGCGGCTCCGCTGAGGAAGACGTCGTCGACCATCTGGTCGAAATAGACAGGCACCTGCTTGTGCTTGACGGTGTCGGCCATCTCGCTGACCAGGCGGCGCGTGTGCTGCGCGACCTGAACGAGGTTCTCGCCGGGCTGGAGCAGCTCCTTGGCGAAGGTGCGCGTGAACACTGAATTCGGATTGGAATCGTCGTTGGAGAGACGATCGAGCGCGGTCTGGCGCGGGCCGGCCGAGAACACCGAGAACACGCCCTCGGGCAGCTGCGTCATCGGCGCCAGCCCGCCGCCGCCGGCGACCGCGCGCGTACCCGCGCGCTCGAACGGATTGTTGCGGCAGGCGTCGAACACCAGGATCGAGGTGCGCGCCTTCTTGTTCTGGAGACGCTCGACCACGCGGTCGGCGAGAATGGAGGCGTCGCGCACCAGCTCTTCCTGGCCTTCGGTCGCCGCCGGCACGTCGGTCGGCAGCAGATAGTTCTGGCCGGCGATCTCGAAACCATGGCCGGCGTAGAAGAAGAACGCGGTATCGCCGGGCTCGATCGCCCGGTCGAAGGCAAGCAGCGTCTCGGTGAATTGCTGACGATTCTGGTTTTCAGCGACCATCACCTGGAAGCCGAGCTGCTTCAGCGTATCGCCCATGGTGCGGGCGTCGTTGACGGCCTTCAGGAGTTTGGGGACGTTCTTGTAGTCATTGTTGCCGACGACGAGCGCGACACGTTTTTCGGCATGAGCAACGTCTGCGAAACCGCTGAGGCTCGCCGCCAGGCCAAGCGCTGCCAGAGTTCTGAAAAATCGCCGCGTCATCGTGACATTCCCCTGCAGAACGGCTCCGCCTTGGGCTCCCAGCGGAACCCCGCGCCGTTGATGTGATAGTCGGTCCAATCGCATCGAGGGTTCAACCGCTCGGAGTTTGTCCATTCCCCATTCCACCTATGGCAGATTCCGGTGGAATCTGCTTTTTTCTCGGGTGGAATTCCGTTCGAGACAAGGGGCAGCCGTGTATCGCTGGTGCACCGACGAGGTCGAGCCGCACGACCGCTTCGACTATTGGCGCGAGGTCCGCGCCAAGGGCCTGTTCGGGGTTACAGCAGAACTCGAGCGCGAAAGGCGCGGCGACTTCTACGGCGAATTCTTGCTGGGCCAGCTCGGCGGTGGCGGACTGGTCGAGCTGAAGGCCTCATCCTACGCAGTCGAACGCAGCCAGACCGACATCGGCGACGCGCCGGGTGACAGCATCTGTGTCTACCAGCAGCTCGGTGGCGGCGGCTGGTTCGGCGGCATGCGCGCCAGCGATTTCGTGATTCCCAATGGCAGCTTCGCAACCAGCCATACCGACCTGCCCTACCGCACGAGGCCACTGGGGGACGCCGGTTTTCACCTGCGGATTCTCAAGATCCCCGTCAGCGGCCTCGCGACCGAGGACAAGCGCGTGCGCGAGCTTGCGGCCAAGCCATTCAACGATCCCGCCCTGGCCCCCCTGCTCGATGCCTGTTTTGCCGACCTCGGCGAGGCGGCTGCGAATGATGGCTCGCCCGATGCCGTTCCGCTGGTCCAGGCGCTGGCGCAGCTGGCGCTGATCGAGCGCGGCATCGTCAGGCCGGGCAGCCGGCGCGGACAGGCCGGGCTTCGGACCGCGCGCCTGTCGCTGGCGCGGCGCCTGATCGCGCGCCATTTGCAGGATCCAGACCTGGCGCCGGCACGGGTCGCCGACCTGCTCGGCATCTCCGTGCGCCATCTGCACATGCTGTTCGAGGTTGCCGAGCGCAGCTTCTCGCAGACGGTGACGGATGAGCGGCTGAAGAAAAGCCGCAGCCTGATGCGCGAAGCGCCCGACCGGCTGATCGCGGATATCGCCGCCGCCTGCGGGTTCGAGAGCCTGGCGACCTATTACCGGGTCTTCAACGCCGCCTATGGCATGGCGCCCGGCGATTTCCGGGCCCAGGTCGCAAGGGCGCGTTAACCCTCAGGCTGGCCACCGTAGCCGAAAAGCCGAGCCGCGCCCGCTATTTGGGCAAAAACATGAGGGTTTTTAGGACCTTCCCGCGCCTGCTCCATTGACTTTGGCCGATTCCGCCCTATGTTCCGGGTCGACGCGGCTCAGATCGAAAAGCGATTCCTGAGCCTGGCGCTTTGTTCGCGTGAGTCAGCACCCCCAGCTTCTTTGAGAGCGCGCCGTTTCGGGGTGGAACGCGACAGCCTTTTTACCCTCGATTCCGAACGGCGGTTTCGACCAGAGGCTCAATGTCCTTTTCCAATCTCGGACTGTCCGAAAAAGTCCTCGCCGCAGTCGCGGCCACCGGTTACACCAACCCCACCCCCATTCAGGAACAGGCGATCCCCCACGTCCTCGCGCGCAAGGACGTGCTCGGCATCGCCCAGACCGGCACCGGCAAGACCGCGGCCTTCGTGCTGCCGATGCTCACCATCCTCGAAAAGGGCCGCGCCCGCGCCCGCATGCCGCGCACGCTGATCCTGGAGCCGACCCGCGAACTCGCAGCCCAGGTGAAGGAAAACTTCGACCGCTACGGCGCCGGCCAAAAACTCAACGTCGCCCTGCTAATCGGCGGCGTCTCCTTCGGCGATCAGGATGCCAAGCTGATGCGCGGCGTCGACGTGCTGATCGCCACTCCGGGCCGGCTGCTCGACCATACCGAGCGCGGCGGCCTCCTGCTCACCGGCGTCGAGCTGCTCGTGATCGACGAAGCCGACCGCATGCTGGACATGGGCTTCATTCCCGACATTGAACGCATCTGCAAGCTGGTCCCCTTCACGCGGCAGACCCTGTTCTTCACCGCGACCATGCCGCCGGAAATCCGGCGCATCACCGAGGCCTTCCTGCACAATCCGCAGAAGGTCGAAGTCTCCAAGCCCGCCACCACCGCCGTCACCGTCACGCAGTCGCAGGTGCCCGCCGGACGCGAGGCGCATGAGAAGCGCGAGCTGCTGCGCCGCCTGCTGCGCGAGGCCAAGGATCTCAAGAACGCGATCATCTTCTGCAATCGCAAGCGCGAGGTCGCGATCGTTCACAAATCGCTTCAGAAGCACGGTTTCAGCGTCGGTGCCTTGCATGGCGACATGGACCAGCCGGCCCGCATGGCCGCGCTCGACCAGTTCCGCAAGGGCGAGCTGCCCCTCCTCGTCGCCTCCGACGTTGCCGCCCGCGGCCTCGACATTCCCGAGGTCAGCCACGTCTTCAATTTCGACGTTCCTCACCACGCCGACGACTATGTTCACCGCATCGGCCGCACCGGTCGCGCCGGCCGCACCGGCACCGCGATTTCGATCGTGACGCCGCTCGACCAGAAGTCGATGGTGGCGATCGAGAAGCTGATCGGCCAGAGCATTCCGCGCGCCGAAGGCGACTACGAGGTGCATGCCGGCAGCGGCGAGCAAAGTGATCGCCCGCGCGAGGAGCGTGGACGCGAGCGTTCGCGCGGCGGACGCGGCAAGCCGCAGCGCGGTGGTCGCGATCGCGAGCGCAGCCATGAACCGCGCGAGGCACGGCATTCGGCCGAAGCCCAGCCCGCCGGCGAGCGGCCCGCACGCGAGCCAAGGCCGCAGCGCGAAGCGCGGCCGTCGTCCGAGGCCCGCCACGGCTCGCGCCAGCAGGCCAACAATTCCCACGTGCCGTCGATCGGCCGCCCCGAGCCCCGTCGGCAGCGGGAAGTCGACACCGAGCCCGGCGATCACTCGCATCTCCCGGCGTTTCTGCTGCGTCCGGTCCGCTCTCCCGCCGGGGCCTGACACCGAAATACACGCGTGAGTTGAACGGTCGAGCGTTTACCGGCCGTTCATGATCGTCCGTTAGCCTACGAACATAATTTAAGCATTGCCGCGGTCGATGGGCGCACCGACCGCTGTGGGGTATGTTCTGTGGTCAAAGTGCTCGATGAACACGAACGCACATTGGCGTTCGCCGAGGTGGCGCTCGGTCAGATCCGGTCGCTGAAGCAGACCGCAATTCCACGCAATTACGAGATCTGGTACGTCTACGCGACCGGTTACAACGCGCCGCTCAACAAGATCATCAACGAGACGCTGGCGCGCAACGGCAAGCTGTCCGAAGCCGATCTCGAGCAGATCTACGACACCTACCTCTCCCACATCAAAACGACCGACCGCATCGACAAGGTTGGTGCGCGCGTTATCGGCGAGATCGACGACGTGATGAAGGTCTTGAGCGATGCGCTCGGCATGACCGGCGCCTACGACACCAGCCTGTCGAACGCGACCGATCAGCTGTCCTCGGCCAAGAGCGCTGCGCAGATCAAGACGATCGTCGAGGCGCTGCTGCGCTCGACCGGCGAGATGCGCGACACCAACAGGGCGCTGGAAGACCGGCTGGCGCTCTCCAAGGACGAGATCAGCAACCTTCAGCAGAGCCTGGAGGCGATCCGTGCCGAAAGCCTCACCGATCCGCTGACAGGTCTTGGCAACCGCAAATATTTCGACCGCATGATCGGCATGGCCGTGCAGAGCGCGCTTGCTGGCGGCGAGCCGCTGTCGCTGCTGCTGCTCGACATCGATCACTTCAAGTCGTTCAACGATTCCTACGGCCACCTCACCGGCGACCAGGTGCTCCGGCTGGTCGGCCTGTCCCTGAAGCAGACCATCAAGGGCCAGGACATCACCGCGCGCTATGGCGGCGAGGAATTCGCGGTGGTGCTGCCCAACACCGCAATGCGCCAGGCCCTCACCGTCGCCGACCATATCCGCCGCGCCGTGATGGCGAAGGAATTGAAGAAGAAGTCCACCGGCGAGATCCTCGGCCGCGTCACCATCTCCGTCGGCGTCTCGATGCTGAAGCAGGGCGACGACACCGACGCGCTGATCGAGCGCGCGGATGCCTGCCTCTACGCGGCCAAACGCAACGGCCGCAACCGCGTGATCTGCGAAGTCGATCCGGAGTTCGCGGTCGAGACGAATAGCCGCGTGGCCTGAGACCATTCGGCGGGCGACGCGATCCGGCTCCGCTTGACATTCCAACCTGACGAACGACATCCTCCTCACCAATTTGCATCGGGGACTTGTCGCCGTGCCCAATCCTCATGATTTTCACACGCCGCAACCGTCCTACACCAAGGACGAGCTGCTGAAATCGAGCGAAGGCGGCTATTTCGGCCCGGGCAACGCGCAATTGCCGGCCCCGCCGATGCTGATGATGGACCGCATCACCGAGGTCGCCTGGATGGGGGCGAATATGGCAAGGGCCATATCGTCGGCGAGCTCGACATTCTGCCTGAGCACTGGTTCTTCGACTACCACTATCGCGGCGATGCGATCATGCCGCCCACTCTCGGGCTCGATGCCATGTGGCAGATGATCGGCTACTGGCTCGGCTGGTCGGGCTCGTCAGGCAAGGGCCGCGCCATCGGCGTCGGCGAGGTCGAGGCCACGGGCGAGATCACACCGGCGACGCGATCGGTGCGCTACGAGGTCGCCATGCGCATGGTCCGGCGCGGCAAGCTGGTGCTCGGCATTGCGGATGGGCGTGTGATGGCGGACGGCGTCTGCGTGTTCGCAGCGAAGGACATGCGGGTCGGGCTGACCAAGGCTGTCGACTAAGCAAACGGTCTCGTAGGGTGGGCAAAGGCGCATCGCGCCGTGCCCACCGTCTTTGAATCGTGGGCACGCTTCCGCCTTCGCTCTGCGAGCTTCGGCGGACGAGTCGCTTTGCCCACCCTACCGCACCGATTTCCTGGCTGCCTTCTTGGACGGCCGCTTCTTCGCAGCGGGCTTCTTCGCCTCTGCCTTTCTCTTCGCCGCTTTCTTCTTCGGCCGCTTCTTCACCTTGGCGCGCTGGGCTGCCGCCAGCGCCGCCCTCGCCCATTGCGCCAGCTCCTCGGAATCGTCGAAGAGGCGCGCCGGCAGCTCCCAGTAGGAGTTCACCAGCACGGTCTTGGCGCGGGTCGAATACTGAAACGGCTTCGAGCCTTCCGCTTCGAAATCAGGGATGGTCACCTCATCGGCGCGGAAGAACAGGCCGGCGCGCAAGGCGAGCGCGAAGTTGACGCCGTCGACGGAGATGCCGTGGCCGGAAAACATCTTTCGGATCGTGACGGGACCGAAATCGGCGAACAGGTCGATCAGGAATTCGCGGTCCATGGCCCAACTCTCTCCCCGGCGTCGTCCTGGCGAACGCCAGGACCCATTACCAGAGGGAGAAGTTTAGCTAAGACTGTCGGTACTAGCACCTCGCTCCATCGAAACATCACGCGGTATGGGTCCTGGCGTTCGCCAGGACGACGGCGGAGTGAGACGACAGAACCGGGCCTACCCGTCGATCTTGGCCGGGCGCAGCTCGACCGACTCGCCGCAGCCGCAGGCGGAGATCTGGTTGGGGTTGTTGAAGACGAACTGGGCCTGCATCTTGTCGGCCTTGTAGTCCATCTCGGTGCCGAGCAGGAACAGCACGGCCTTGGGATCGACCAGGATCTTGACGCCCTTGTCCTCGACGACCTCATCGGTCGGGCGGATCTCGTGGGCGTATTCGACCGTGTAGGACTGGCCGGCGCAGCCGCCGTTCTTCACGCCGACGCGCAAGCCGACGATCTCAGAATCGGCGCGCTGGGTCAGCTCGGTGATGCGCTGGGCAGCGGCATCCGTCAGCCGCATCACCTGCGGGCGGGGCCGCCGGGGCTTCGGAGTGGATGCTGGTGTTGCCTGTGTCATGTCAGTGATGTGGTCCGTTGCGGAGCGAATTCAATGTCGGGTTTACGCGTCACCACATGTTGAGCACGAGGCGGGCCTCGTCGCTCATGCGTTCCGGCGTCCAGGCTGGCTCCCAGACCACCTTGACGTCGACCACGCCGACGCCGGGGACGCTGGCGACCGCGTTCTCGACCATGGTCGGCAGCTCGCCGGCGGCGGGGCAGTTCGGCGTCGTCAACGTCATCTGCACGTCGACCGACCGGTCATCCTTGATCTCGACCTTGTAGATCAGGCCGAGCTCGTAGATGTCGGCCGGAATTTCCGGGTCGAACACGGTCTTGAGCCCAGCGATGATCTCGCGGGTGAGACGCTCGGTCTCCTCCGGCGGCAGCGCCGAATGGGTCTCCATCGGATTGGCTTTGATCTCGGCCGTGTCACTCATGCGAACAAATCCCGCGCCTTGAGCAGCGCCTGTGCCAGATGATCGACTTCTTCCCGCGTATTATACATGCCGAACGAGGCCCGGCAGGTCGCGGTCACGTTGAACCGCTCTAAAAGCGGCATCACGCAATGAGTGCCGGCGCGCACCGCGATGCCCTGACGGTCGATCACGGTCGCGACGTCATGGGCGTGGGCGCCCTTCAGCTCGAAGGAGATCACCGGACCCTTGCCCCGCGCGGTGCCGATTAGCCGCAGCGAGTTGATCTCGCGCAGCCGCTCCTGGGCGTAGGCCGTGAGGTCGGCCTCGTGCGCGGCGATGCGCTCCTTGCCGATCGAATTGACGTAGTCGATGGCCGCGCCAAGGCCCACGGCCTCGACGATCGCCGGCGTGCCCGCCTCGAACTTGTGTGGGGGATCGCCATAGGTGACGATCTCGCGCGAGACCTCGCGGATCATCTCGCCGCCGCCGTTGAAGGGACGCATCGCGACCAGATGGTCGTACTTGGCCCAGAGCACGCCGATGCCGGTCGGGCCATACACCTTGTGGCCGGTAAAGACGTAAAAGTCGCAACCGATGTCCTGGACGTCGACGGGCAGATGCACCGCGCCCTGGCTGCCGTCGACCAGCACGGGAATGCCGCGCGCATGGGCGATTCTGACGACGTCCTTGACTGGCACGATGGTGCCGAGCGCGTTCGACATCTGGGTGATCGCGACCAGCTTGGTCTTGGGCGTCAGCAGCTTCTCGAACTCGTCGATGAGGAAATTGCCCTCGTCATCGACAGGCGCCCACTTGATCACGGCCCCCTGACGTTCCCTGAGAAAATGCCAGGGCACGATGTTGGAGTGGTGCTCCATGATCGAGATGACGATCTCGTCGCCTTCTACGATGTTCGGCCCGCCCCAGGACGAAGCGACCAGATTGATCGCCTCGGTCGCGTTGCGGGTGAAGATCACTTCTTCCGTACGCGGCGCGTTGATGAACTGCGCCACCTTGGTGCGACCGCCCTCATAGGCTTCGGTCGCGGCATTGGCGAGGTAATGCAGGCCGCGATGAACGTTGGCGTATTCGGATTGGTAGGCCCGCGTCATGCGGTCGAGAACGGCACTGGGCTTCTGCGCCGAGGCGGCGTTGTCGAGATAGACCAGCTTCTTGCCATAGACCTGCAGGGCGAGGGCCGGAAAATCCTGGCGCACGCGCGCAACATCGTAAGCGCCGTTCTTGACTGCAGGATGCGTGCTCATGACCGCCGCTCCAGCCAGCGCTCGGCAATGCCGATCACGTACTCGCGCAAGACATCATCGGCGATCTGCTCGATCGCCTCGCCGACGAAGGCCTGGATCAGCAGCGCCTGGGCCTGCTTCTCGGGCAGCCCGCGGGCTTTGAGATAGAACAGCAGACTGTCGTCCAGCGCACCGGCGGTGGCGCCGTGGCCGCAGGAGACGTCGTCGGCGAAGATCTCAAGCTCGGGCTTGTTGTCGGCCTCGGCCTCGTCCGAGAGCAAGAGCGCCCGGGTCATCATCTTGCCATCGGTCTTCTGAGCGTCGGGACGGACGATGATGCGGCCCTGGAACACCGAATGGGCGCGATGGTCGATCACGGCGCGGAAGGTTTCGCGGCTGACGCAGTTCGGCACGGCATGGTCGACCACCAAGGTGGTGTCGCCATGCTCGGTCTTCTGCAACAGGTTGACGCCATTGGCCGAGAGCTCGCTGCCCTCGCCCGCCAGGGTGATGAAACCCTGGAGGCGGCTGACGGCCGCACCGGTGGTCATGTTGAAGAAGTTGAGTTTGACGTTGGCACCGACGGTGACGAAGTGCGAGGAGACGTTCACGGCGTCGGGCGCGTCGTCCATCAGGCGGATATGCGCGACGTCGGCATCGTCGCCGATCCAGAGGATCACCGCGTCGCTGACCTGGTAGCCGCTCGCCTTCCCGGCCGCGACGAAGCTCTCGACAATAGTGGCGCGCGCGCCTTTGCCAATCTGCAGATGCGAGCGGGTGAACGCGGACGCACTAGCTGCAGTCGCGATGTGGATGATCTGGATAGGCGCAGACAGCTGCGTGCCGTCGGCCACCGAGATCACGACGCCGTCCGTCGCCATGGCCGCATTGAGCGAGATCACGGCATCGGTCGCGGTGGTCTGGAGGAGATCGCCGGCGGCGGGATTGGCCTCGTTCGTCAAGAGCTCGCGCAGCGTCTTGAGGCTCACCTCGGACGCCAGCACTTTCACGTCGGACAGATCGGCCGCGAACACACCATCGACCAGCACCAGCTTGCGGGCGCCGGCGATCGCATGCGCCTTCACGGCGTCCGCGGCGAGCTTCAGCGCGGCTGCATCCGGCACCGCTGCCAGCGGCAGTACCTCGCCGACCAGCGCGCGCAGGTCCGTGTATTTCCATTCCTCGATCCGGCGGTGCGGCAGGCCGAGACGCTCATAGGTCTCGAACGCCTCGCGGCGTACCGCGTTGACCGCAAGCGAACCCGGCAGTCGGCCTTCGGCGCTGGCGAAGAGATCGCTCACCGCGCGGCCGTTCCCGGTCTTTGCCACAGCAACGTTCATCGCAAAATTCCTTACGCGGCATCCTCGAACTGGGCGTAACCGGACGCTTCCAGTTCCAGCGCCAGATCCTTGCTGCCGCTCTTCACGACACGGCCCTTCGACATCACGTGCACGACGTCGGGCACGATGTAATTCAGCAGCCGCTGATAGTGGGTGATCACGACCATCGCGCGCTTCGGCGAGCGCAGCGCGTTGACGCCGTCGGCCGCGATGCGCAGCGCGTCGATGTCCAGGCCCGAATCCATCTCGTCGAGAATGCACAGGCTCGGCTCGAACAGCGCCATCTGCAGCACCTCGTTGCGCTTCTTCTCGCCTCCGGAGAAGCCGACATTAACGCCGCGCTTGAGCATGTCCTGCGGGATGTTCAGCGACTTCGAGACCTCGCGGACTTTCTTCAAAAAGTCCGGCGTCGAATATTCGCTCTCGCCGCGGGCCTTGCGCTGCGCGTTCAGCGCGGTGCGCAGGAAGGTCATGGTGGCGACGCCGGGAATCTCGACCGGATATTGGAACGCCAGGAACACGCCTTTGGCGGCGCGCTCGTCCGGATCCATCTCCAGCAGGTCCTCGCCCTTGAAGAGGATCTGGCCGTCGGTGACCTCGTAGCCGGGCTTGCCGGCAATGACGTGAGACAGCGTCGACTTCCCGGACCCGTTCGGACCCATGATCGCGTGGATCTCGCCCTCGTTCACAGTCAGCGTCAGCCCGTGGAGGATCTCACGCTCCTCGACACGAACCTTGAGGTCTTTCACTTCAAGCAAAGCCATCTTGTTTTTCCATCTATCCCCTCATCCTGAGGAGCGCCGAAGGCGCGTCTCGAAGGATTGAGGCCACCAATCTTTGCGGTATCCATCCTTCGAGACGGCCGCTTGCGCGGCCTCCTCAGGATGAGGTCTGGGCTAACCGACTGATCCTTCAAGCGAGATCGAGATCAGCTTCTGCGCTTCCACTGCGAATTCCATCGGCAGTTGCTGCAGCACGTCCTTGACGAAGCCATTGACGACGAGACCGACGGCCTCTTCCTGCGAAAGGCCGCGCTGGATGCAGTAGAACAGCACGTCCTCGGAGATCTTCGACGTCGTCGCCTCGTGCTCGAACGTCGCCGAGGAGTTCTTCGCCTCGATGTACGGCACCGTGTGCGCGCCGCATTTGTCCCCGATCAGCAGCGAATCGCAGGCGGTGAAGTTGCGCGCACCAGTCGCCTTGCGATGCGCAGTCACGAGACCACGATAGGTGTTCTGCGACTTGCC
Coding sequences within it:
- a CDS encoding cysteine desulfurase, which gives rise to MSTHPAVKNGAYDVARVRQDFPALALQVYGKKLVYLDNAASAQKPSAVLDRMTRAYQSEYANVHRGLHYLANAATEAYEGGRTKVAQFINAPRTEEVIFTRNATEAINLVASSWGGPNIVEGDEIVISIMEHHSNIVPWHFLRERQGAVIKWAPVDDEGNFLIDEFEKLLTPKTKLVAITQMSNALGTIVPVKDVVRIAHARGIPVLVDGSQGAVHLPVDVQDIGCDFYVFTGHKVYGPTGIGVLWAKYDHLVAMRPFNGGGEMIREVSREIVTYGDPPHKFEAGTPAIVEAVGLGAAIDYVNSIGKERIAAHEADLTAYAQERLREINSLRLIGTARGKGPVISFELKGAHAHDVATVIDRQGIAVRAGTHCVMPLLERFNVTATCRASFGMYNTREEVDHLAQALLKARDLFA
- the sufD gene encoding Fe-S cluster assembly protein SufD, which gives rise to MNVAVAKTGNGRAVSDLFASAEGRLPGSLAVNAVRREAFETYERLGLPHRRIEEWKYTDLRALVGEVLPLAAVPDAAALKLAADAVKAHAIAGARKLVLVDGVFAADLSDVKVLASEVSLKTLRELLTNEANPAAGDLLQTTATDAVISLNAAMATDGVVISVADGTQLSAPIQIIHIATAASASAFTRSHLQIGKGARATIVESFVAAGKASGYQVSDAVILWIGDDADVAHIRLMDDAPDAVNVSSHFVTVGANVKLNFFNMTTGAAVSRLQGFITLAGEGSELSANGVNLLQKTEHGDTTLVVDHAVPNCVSRETFRAVIDHRAHSVFQGRIIVRPDAQKTDGKMMTRALLLSDEAEADNKPELEIFADDVSCGHGATAGALDDSLLFYLKARGLPEKQAQALLIQAFVGEAIEQIADDVLREYVIGIAERWLERRS
- a CDS encoding DEAD/DEAH box helicase; the encoded protein is MSFSNLGLSEKVLAAVAATGYTNPTPIQEQAIPHVLARKDVLGIAQTGTGKTAAFVLPMLTILEKGRARARMPRTLILEPTRELAAQVKENFDRYGAGQKLNVALLIGGVSFGDQDAKLMRGVDVLIATPGRLLDHTERGGLLLTGVELLVIDEADRMLDMGFIPDIERICKLVPFTRQTLFFTATMPPEIRRITEAFLHNPQKVEVSKPATTAVTVTQSQVPAGREAHEKRELLRRLLREAKDLKNAIIFCNRKREVAIVHKSLQKHGFSVGALHGDMDQPARMAALDQFRKGELPLLVASDVAARGLDIPEVSHVFNFDVPHHADDYVHRIGRTGRAGRTGTAISIVTPLDQKSMVAIEKLIGQSIPRAEGDYEVHAGSGEQSDRPREERGRERSRGGRGKPQRGGRDRERSHEPREARHSAEAQPAGERPAREPRPQREARPSSEARHGSRQQANNSHVPSIGRPEPRRQREVDTEPGDHSHLPAFLLRPVRSPAGA
- a CDS encoding GGDEF domain-containing protein; protein product: MVKVLDEHERTLAFAEVALGQIRSLKQTAIPRNYEIWYVYATGYNAPLNKIINETLARNGKLSEADLEQIYDTYLSHIKTTDRIDKVGARVIGEIDDVMKVLSDALGMTGAYDTSLSNATDQLSSAKSAAQIKTIVEALLRSTGEMRDTNRALEDRLALSKDEISNLQQSLEAIRAESLTDPLTGLGNRKYFDRMIGMAVQSALAGGEPLSLLLLDIDHFKSFNDSYGHLTGDQVLRLVGLSLKQTIKGQDITARYGGEEFAVVLPNTAMRQALTVADHIRRAVMAKELKKKSTGEILGRVTISVGVSMLKQGDDTDALIERADACLYAAKRNGRNRVICEVDPEFAVETNSRVA
- a CDS encoding caspase family protein — encoded protein: MTRRFFRTLAALGLAASLSGFADVAHAEKRVALVVGNNDYKNVPKLLKAVNDARTMGDTLKQLGFQVMVAENQNRQQFTETLLAFDRAIEPGDTAFFFYAGHGFEIAGQNYLLPTDVPAATEGQEELVRDASILADRVVERLQNKKARTSILVFDACRNNPFERAGTRAVAGGGGLAPMTQLPEGVFSVFSAGPRQTALDRLSNDDSNPNSVFTRTFAKELLQPGENLVQVAQHTRRLVSEMADTVKHKQVPVYFDQMVDDVFLSGAAKDAAAAAARPADPPPQKVAALPPVSVPRVPREETTNAPIASFSRHNGGWSVTFSFADPTIGISWRMAGSGDFRETGFIDTLDPRTRKRLPNPSIELPPDAQAGTIEVRYVDASGDMQGPFPIKFDPEAALIRDQRKILDMTATSWLSFRQFNGLLVYYTHLVSYRCAIREVRIGIDTAVPDKVLKMPPCDLRDPTAISAGMLLYEKLPPSTQFMSVELTYRDGSVSEVKSFRTANRSNN
- a CDS encoding iron-sulfur cluster assembly accessory protein, which translates into the protein MTQATPASTPKPRRPRPQVMRLTDAAAQRITELTQRADSEIVGLRVGVKNGGCAGQSYTVEYAHEIRPTDEVVEDKGVKILVDPKAVLFLLGTEMDYKADKMQAQFVFNNPNQISACGCGESVELRPAKIDG
- the sufC gene encoding Fe-S cluster assembly ATPase SufC, producing the protein MALLEVKDLKVRVEEREILHGLTLTVNEGEIHAIMGPNGSGKSTLSHVIAGKPGYEVTDGQILFKGEDLLEMDPDERAAKGVFLAFQYPVEIPGVATMTFLRTALNAQRKARGESEYSTPDFLKKVREVSKSLNIPQDMLKRGVNVGFSGGEKKRNEVLQMALFEPSLCILDEMDSGLDIDALRIAADGVNALRSPKRAMVVITHYQRLLNYIVPDVVHVMSKGRVVKSGSKDLALELEASGYAQFEDAA
- a CDS encoding TfoX/Sxy family protein, coding for MDREFLIDLFADFGPVTIRKMFSGHGISVDGVNFALALRAGLFFRADEVTIPDFEAEGSKPFQYSTRAKTVLVNSYWELPARLFDDSEELAQWARAALAAAQRAKVKKRPKKKAAKRKAEAKKPAAKKRPSKKAARKSVR
- a CDS encoding helix-turn-helix domain-containing protein, with protein sequence MYRWCTDEVEPHDRFDYWREVRAKGLFGVTAELERERRGDFYGEFLLGQLGGGGLVELKASSYAVERSQTDIGDAPGDSICVYQQLGGGGWFGGMRASDFVIPNGSFATSHTDLPYRTRPLGDAGFHLRILKIPVSGLATEDKRVRELAAKPFNDPALAPLLDACFADLGEAAANDGSPDAVPLVQALAQLALIERGIVRPGSRRGQAGLRTARLSLARRLIARHLQDPDLAPARVADLLGISVRHLHMLFEVAERSFSQTVTDERLKKSRSLMREAPDRLIADIAAACGFESLATYYRVFNAAYGMAPGDFRAQVARAR
- a CDS encoding SUF system Fe-S cluster assembly protein, whose translation is MSDTAEIKANPMETHSALPPEETERLTREIIAGLKTVFDPEIPADIYELGLIYKVEIKDDRSVDVQMTLTTPNCPAAGELPTMVENAVASVPGVGVVDVKVVWEPAWTPERMSDEARLVLNMW